The following are from one region of the Nocardioides marmotae genome:
- a CDS encoding phosphoadenylyl-sulfate reductase — MSLTTTTARNSRGIQTAGRTPEELRELVSHWGAELELAPAEVIIEWAAATFGERFCITSSMGDAALAHLASTVVPGIDVVFLDTGYHFVETIGTRDAVAATVDVNLLTITPVQSVAEQDATHGKDLYKTDPDLCCRLRKVEPLADALSGYDAWATGLRRAETHNRVIAPVIGWDAKKGKVKVSPLARWSDEQMERYIAENGVLVNPLVYDGYPSIGCAPCTRRVAPGDDPRSGRWAGTNKTECGIHT, encoded by the coding sequence GTGAGCCTCACGACCACCACCGCGCGGAACTCCCGCGGCATCCAGACCGCGGGCCGCACCCCCGAGGAGCTGCGCGAGCTGGTCTCCCACTGGGGTGCCGAGCTCGAGCTGGCGCCCGCGGAGGTCATCATCGAGTGGGCCGCCGCGACCTTCGGGGAGCGCTTCTGCATCACCTCCTCGATGGGCGACGCCGCGCTCGCGCACCTCGCCTCGACGGTCGTGCCCGGCATCGACGTGGTCTTCCTCGACACCGGCTACCACTTCGTGGAGACCATCGGCACCCGCGACGCGGTCGCGGCGACCGTCGACGTCAACCTGCTGACGATCACGCCCGTGCAGAGCGTGGCCGAGCAGGACGCCACGCACGGCAAGGACCTCTACAAGACCGACCCCGACCTGTGCTGCCGGCTGCGCAAGGTCGAGCCACTCGCCGACGCGCTGTCGGGATACGACGCCTGGGCCACCGGCCTGCGCCGCGCCGAGACCCACAACCGGGTCATCGCGCCGGTCATCGGCTGGGACGCCAAGAAGGGCAAGGTCAAGGTCTCGCCGCTGGCGCGCTGGAGCGATGAGCAGATGGAGCGCTACATCGCCGAGAACGGCGTGCTGGTCAACCCGCTCGTCTACGACGGCTACCCCTCCATCGGCTGCGCGCCCTGCACGCGCCGCGTCGCCCCCGGCGACGACCCGCGCAGCGGCCGCTGGGCCGGCACCAACAAGACCGAGTGCGGGATCCACACCTGA
- a CDS encoding sirohydrochlorin chelatase: MTAPALVALAHGSRDPRSAATINALVAEVRAMRPDLRIEAAFLELSKPAFGKVVDKLVRAGHDEIVVVPLLLTEAYHATVDVPRAIAEATERHPGLKVRATEVLGLEPRFLEVLDMRMREALRTARVRELDALVLAAAGTSDALANQSVARLARLWGAHHKLPVTAAFASTAPPAAGEAVRAFRAEGRRHIAVASLFLAPGFLPDRVAELALEAGAIAVSEPLGAHPEVARTVLARYAVGAVELVPV; encoded by the coding sequence ATGACCGCTCCCGCCCTGGTCGCGCTCGCTCACGGCAGCCGTGACCCGCGCTCCGCCGCCACGATCAACGCCCTCGTCGCCGAGGTCCGCGCCATGCGCCCCGACCTCCGCATCGAGGCGGCGTTCCTCGAGCTGTCCAAGCCCGCCTTCGGCAAGGTCGTCGACAAGCTCGTGCGGGCCGGCCACGACGAGATCGTCGTGGTGCCGCTGCTGCTGACCGAGGCCTACCACGCCACCGTCGACGTCCCCCGTGCGATCGCGGAGGCCACCGAGCGGCACCCGGGCCTGAAGGTCCGCGCCACCGAGGTGCTCGGCCTCGAGCCGCGCTTCCTCGAGGTCCTCGACATGCGGATGCGCGAGGCGCTGCGCACGGCGCGGGTCCGCGAGCTCGACGCGCTCGTGCTGGCCGCCGCCGGCACCTCCGACGCGCTGGCCAACCAGTCCGTCGCGCGGCTCGCGCGGCTGTGGGGCGCCCACCACAAGCTGCCGGTGACCGCCGCGTTCGCCTCCACCGCTCCCCCGGCCGCCGGCGAGGCGGTCCGCGCGTTCCGCGCCGAGGGCCGGCGCCACATCGCGGTCGCCTCGCTCTTCCTCGCGCCGGGCTTCCTGCCCGACCGGGTCGCGGAGCTGGCGCTGGAGGCCGGCGCGATCGCGGTCTCCGAGCCGCTCGGTGCCCACCCCGAGGTGGCCCGCACGGTCCTGGCCCGCTACGCCGTCGGCGCCGTGGAGCTCGTGCCCGTCTGA
- a CDS encoding PLP-dependent cysteine synthase family protein, which yields MDAGTAPTPAPSTGGGLPGLRDVARCDTSVREWVSWAVGRLDSDAHRSADTHLLRLPAPADAPVGIYLKDESTHPTGSLKHRLARSLVLYGICNGDIGPHTTLVDASSGSTAISEAYFARLLGLPFVAVMTRSTSPGKIALIEREGGRCELVEDAGEVYAVAQRLAEECDGHYLDQFTNAERATDWRGNNNIAESIFSQLTREERPVPDWIVVGAGTGGTSATIGRYVRYRGLPTRVAVVDPEGSAFLPSYAGDPAGSVEATGSRVEGIGRPRVEPSFVPGVVDRMLGVPDAASAAGMHFLADRFGMRAGPSTGTNLYGAIQLALEVRAEQGRGSVVTLMCDRSERYAGTFADDDWLLAQGLDHRPYLAELDDAWARLTA from the coding sequence ATGGACGCCGGCACCGCACCCACGCCCGCCCCGAGCACCGGGGGTGGCCTGCCGGGCCTGCGCGACGTCGCCCGGTGCGACACCTCGGTGCGGGAGTGGGTCAGCTGGGCGGTCGGTCGGCTCGATTCCGACGCGCACCGCAGCGCCGACACCCACCTCCTTCGCCTGCCCGCCCCCGCGGACGCGCCGGTCGGGATCTACCTCAAGGACGAGTCGACCCACCCGACCGGCAGCCTCAAGCACCGGCTCGCCCGGTCGCTGGTCCTCTACGGCATCTGCAACGGCGACATCGGCCCGCACACCACGCTGGTCGATGCCTCCAGCGGGTCGACCGCGATCAGCGAGGCCTACTTCGCCCGCCTGCTCGGCCTGCCCTTCGTCGCGGTGATGACCCGCTCCACCAGCCCCGGCAAGATCGCGCTCATCGAGCGCGAGGGCGGCCGCTGCGAGCTGGTCGAGGACGCCGGCGAGGTGTACGCCGTCGCGCAGCGGCTCGCCGAGGAGTGCGACGGGCACTACCTCGACCAGTTCACCAACGCCGAGCGGGCCACCGACTGGCGGGGCAACAACAACATCGCGGAGTCGATCTTCTCCCAGCTCACCCGCGAGGAGCGGCCCGTCCCGGACTGGATCGTCGTGGGGGCCGGCACCGGCGGCACCAGCGCGACGATCGGTCGCTACGTGCGCTACCGCGGGCTGCCGACGCGGGTCGCGGTGGTCGACCCGGAGGGGTCGGCGTTCCTGCCGTCGTACGCCGGGGACCCGGCGGGGAGCGTCGAGGCGACGGGCTCGCGGGTCGAGGGCATCGGGCGCCCGCGGGTGGAGCCGTCGTTCGTGCCCGGCGTCGTCGACCGGATGCTCGGCGTCCCGGACGCCGCCTCCGCCGCCGGCATGCACTTCCTCGCCGACCGCTTCGGCATGCGGGCGGGCCCCTCGACGGGCACCAACCTCTACGGCGCGATCCAGCTCGCCCTCGAAGTCCGCGCCGAGCAGGGTCGCGGCAGCGTCGTGACGCTCATGTGCGACCGGTCCGAGCGGTACGCCGGCACCTTCGCCGACGACGACTGGCTGCTCGCCCAGGGCCTGGACCACCGGCCCTACCTCGCCGAGCTCGACGACGCCTGGGCGCGACTGACGGCCTGA
- a CDS encoding DUF3037 domain-containing protein, which produces MNRLAYQYVVLRCVPRVDREEFLNVGVVVYCQAADYLQVAWQVADDRLRALHPALDVDQVRDALGFIEGVCAGDGRGGAAAGHPVGQRFGFLKAPKSTVIQPGPVHGGVTTDPAAQLQHLLGCLVG; this is translated from the coding sequence ATGAACCGGCTGGCCTACCAGTACGTCGTGCTGCGCTGCGTCCCGCGCGTGGACCGCGAGGAGTTCCTCAACGTCGGGGTCGTCGTCTACTGCCAGGCCGCCGACTACCTCCAGGTCGCCTGGCAGGTCGCCGACGACCGGCTGCGGGCGCTCCACCCGGCGCTCGACGTCGACCAGGTGCGCGACGCCCTCGGCTTCATCGAGGGGGTCTGCGCGGGCGACGGGCGTGGTGGCGCCGCCGCCGGCCACCCCGTCGGGCAGCGCTTCGGCTTCCTCAAGGCGCCCAAGAGCACCGTGATCCAGCCGGGCCCGGTGCACGGCGGCGTCACGACCGATCCCGCCGCCCAGCTCCAGCACCTGCTCGGCTGCCTCGTCGGCTGA
- a CDS encoding HipA family kinase, translating to MLPVVPVTRYVTPLREGGSLPGIVEAEDLGTYVIKFRGAGQGVRVLVAEVVVAEIARRIGLRTPRLVVLDLDAEIARYEADEEVQDLLVASVGHNLGVDFLPGSFGFDGEVGGAGADVAAKVLWLDAFCANVDRSWRNPNLLLWHGELWVIDHGASLYFHHGWPGGALEKDGAAERFAAQPWRMDDHVLAAHADGLPAADAEIRGLFGPADLPEVLALVPDEWLEPVPGAQSPAEVRAAYVAFLTARLTTRAWLPGVGEAAR from the coding sequence GTGCTGCCCGTGGTCCCCGTGACGCGCTACGTCACGCCGCTGCGTGAGGGCGGCAGCCTGCCGGGGATCGTCGAGGCCGAGGACCTCGGCACCTACGTCATCAAGTTCCGCGGCGCCGGCCAGGGCGTCCGCGTGCTGGTGGCCGAGGTCGTCGTCGCCGAGATCGCCCGCCGGATCGGGCTGCGCACCCCGCGGCTGGTCGTGCTCGACCTCGACGCCGAGATCGCCCGCTACGAGGCCGACGAGGAGGTCCAGGACCTGCTCGTGGCCAGCGTCGGCCACAACCTCGGCGTGGACTTCCTGCCCGGCTCGTTCGGCTTCGACGGCGAGGTCGGCGGGGCCGGCGCCGACGTCGCGGCCAAGGTGCTGTGGCTCGACGCCTTCTGCGCGAACGTCGACCGCAGCTGGCGCAACCCCAACCTGCTCCTCTGGCACGGCGAGCTGTGGGTGATCGACCACGGGGCGTCGCTGTACTTCCACCACGGCTGGCCCGGCGGCGCGCTGGAGAAGGACGGTGCCGCCGAGCGGTTCGCCGCCCAGCCCTGGCGGATGGACGACCACGTCCTCGCCGCGCACGCAGACGGCCTGCCCGCGGCCGACGCCGAGATCCGCGGGCTGTTCGGCCCCGCCGACCTGCCCGAGGTGCTCGCGCTCGTCCCCGACGAGTGGCTGGAGCCGGTGCCGGGCGCGCAGTCGCCCGCGGAGGTGCGAGCGGCGTACGTCGCGTTCCTGACCGCCCGGCTCACGACCCGCGCCTGGCTCCCCGGCGTGGGGGAGGCGGCCCGATGA